One Kitasatospora sp. NBC_01287 DNA window includes the following coding sequences:
- a CDS encoding MFS transporter, with translation MTVLSPVSNTSSTTDRGSGAVLAVLVGAYLMIAVDATVVNVALPALQRQLRFSATALSWVPNAYSLTFGGLLLLGSRLGDRLGRRRVFTTGVLVFTLASLLGGLAPDSGWLLAARGAQGVGAALSTPNVLALIATNFAEGRPRNRALGLYSAAASAGASVGLVLGGLLTSWFSWRWSLLINVPVGLVVALAAPRLLTEPPRHRGSFDAGGAVTGTLGSTALVYGFLRAAERGWGDPLAVGGFAAALVLLAAFVLHERRAAQPLLPLELLRERSRAGAYLNLLLMPAGMFPAFFFLTLAFQELLGYSALRTGLAFLPLTLSMFATVRLVPKVLGRTGTRPLLIAGAALLVGSSLWLSRLPEHGDYPTTLLGPLLLMGLGAGLTFMPMSVLVLTGVSPARSGAAAGLLQTLQWSGGTVGTAILVSVYGTATRHGGGSPTAHQTHGLDAAFAGGGAIMLLGLLVAVLVIRTPRPEHQPARQKAR, from the coding sequence GTGACAGTTCTGTCCCCGGTATCCAACACCTCATCGACCACCGACCGCGGCTCAGGGGCCGTACTGGCCGTGCTGGTCGGCGCCTATCTGATGATCGCCGTCGACGCGACCGTGGTGAACGTCGCGTTGCCCGCCCTGCAGCGCCAACTGCGCTTCTCCGCCACCGCGCTGTCCTGGGTGCCGAACGCCTACTCGCTGACCTTCGGCGGCCTGCTGCTGCTTGGCAGCCGGCTCGGCGACCGGCTGGGCCGCCGCCGCGTCTTCACCACCGGCGTCCTCGTCTTCACCCTCGCCTCGCTGCTCGGCGGACTGGCGCCCGACAGCGGCTGGCTGCTGGCCGCGCGGGGCGCCCAGGGCGTCGGGGCCGCGCTCAGCACGCCCAACGTGCTGGCCCTGATCGCCACCAACTTCGCCGAGGGCCGGCCGCGCAACCGGGCACTGGGCCTCTACTCGGCCGCCGCCAGCGCGGGCGCCTCGGTCGGCCTGGTCCTGGGCGGACTGTTGACCAGCTGGTTCTCCTGGCGCTGGTCGCTGCTGATCAACGTCCCGGTGGGCCTGGTGGTGGCCCTGGCCGCGCCCCGGCTGCTCACCGAACCGCCGCGCCACCGGGGCTCGTTCGACGCCGGCGGGGCGGTCACCGGCACCTTGGGCAGCACCGCGCTGGTCTACGGGTTCCTGCGGGCGGCCGAGCGCGGCTGGGGCGACCCGCTCGCCGTGGGCGGCTTCGCGGCGGCCCTGGTGCTGCTGGCCGCCTTCGTGCTGCACGAGCGCCGGGCCGCGCAACCGCTGCTGCCGCTGGAACTGCTGCGCGAGCGGAGCCGGGCCGGCGCCTACCTCAACCTGCTGCTGATGCCGGCCGGGATGTTCCCCGCCTTCTTCTTCCTGACCCTGGCCTTCCAGGAGCTGCTCGGCTACAGCGCGCTCCGCACCGGCCTGGCCTTCCTGCCCCTGACGCTGTCGATGTTCGCCACCGTGCGGCTGGTGCCCAAGGTGCTGGGCCGGACCGGCACCCGGCCGCTGCTGATCGCCGGCGCGGCCCTGCTGGTCGGCAGCAGCCTGTGGCTCTCCAGGCTGCCGGAGCACGGTGACTACCCCACCACGCTGCTCGGGCCGCTGCTGCTGATGGGCCTGGGCGCCGGGCTGACGTTCATGCCGATGAGCGTGCTGGTGCTGACCGGGGTGAGCCCGGCGCGCTCGGGCGCGGCCGCCGGGCTGCTGCAGACCCTGCAGTGGAGCGGCGGGACGGTGGGCACCGCGATCCTGGTCTCGGTCTACGGCACCGCCACCCGGCACGGCGGCGGCAGCCC
- a CDS encoding TetR/AcrR family transcriptional regulator — translation MPAEPPVPAGRPMRADARRNYERLLAAAAEAFAERGAGASMDEIAKRAQVGAGTLYRHFPTREELVAAVYRAGLEEACAQARSLLERSEPGEALFAWLPVLATHWRDCGELKTLLAAAAEHDGELLSGLREQIVDTAEAVLADARAAGTVRDDLRTLELLRMLHAAVMAAGDWGGSDVVTVERMVELVVDGLCPRG, via the coding sequence ATGCCCGCTGAGCCCCCGGTGCCCGCCGGGCGACCGATGCGCGCCGATGCCCGCCGCAACTACGAGCGGCTGCTCGCGGCGGCGGCCGAGGCCTTCGCCGAACGGGGTGCCGGCGCCTCGATGGACGAGATCGCCAAGCGGGCCCAGGTCGGCGCGGGCACCCTCTACCGGCACTTCCCGACCCGTGAGGAGCTGGTCGCTGCGGTCTACCGGGCCGGCCTGGAGGAGGCCTGCGCCCAGGCGCGCTCGCTGCTGGAGCGGAGCGAGCCGGGCGAGGCGCTGTTCGCCTGGCTGCCGGTGCTGGCCACCCACTGGCGCGACTGCGGCGAGCTGAAGACGCTGCTGGCCGCCGCCGCCGAGCACGACGGCGAGCTGCTGTCGGGCCTGCGCGAGCAGATCGTCGACACCGCCGAGGCGGTGCTGGCGGACGCCAGGGCGGCCGGCACGGTCCGGGACGACCTGCGCACCTTGGAGCTGCTGCGCATGCTGCACGCCGCCGTGATGGCCGCCGGTGACTGGGGTGGCAGCGACGTGGTGACGGTCGAGCGGATGGTCGAGCTGGTGGTGGACGGACTCTGCCCACGCGGCTGA